One window of the Magnolia sinica isolate HGM2019 chromosome 19, MsV1, whole genome shotgun sequence genome contains the following:
- the LOC131234364 gene encoding uncharacterized protein LOC131234364 isoform X3: MKSYDDDDISHVRFVNVQEIKEEILRYKPGSFLEEAGGLQRSDYDIPKTTTLLLIGPRGSGKSSLVNKISRFLEHDEFASERAQVSYNLSGDGTHFLHEYMIPKGSTSFSVFDTRSLSEDSSENFKLLRNWMTKGVQHGRMVMRNSDSPTVKTIMKNKARHTLHSSNDKPVVVITHGDELAPADRVLVRIHLGELLGISPVTQIFDIPDNNDVPTDTAIVKMLRHSLEHADRNLPLKKDSPVTMIVTIALIVVIVVLLLLKLTNKGVAGRQSHIHRDWAKIRHIW, from the exons ATGAAGAGCTACGATGATGACGATATCTCGCATGTCAGATTCGTAAATGTCCAGGaaatcaaggaggagatcttaaG GTATAAGCCAGGATCTTTTCTTGAAGAGGCAGGTGGCTTGCAAAGGAGTGACTATGACATTCCAAAAACTACAACACTTCTATTGATTGGCCCAAGAGGTTCTGGAAAGAGTAGTCTTGTGAACAAAATCTCGAGGTTCTTGGAACATGATGAGTTTGCTTCTGAACGCGCTCAAGTATCGT ATAATCTATCGGGGGATGGCACCCACTTTCTTCATGAATATATGATCCCAAAAGGTTCGACTTCCTTCAGTGTGTTTGACACTCGCAGTTTATCAGAAGATTCCTCCGAGAACTTCAAATTACTCAGGAACTGGATGACAAAAGGTGTTCAGCATGGACGGATGGTTATGAG AAATTCAGATAGTCCAACTGTAAAGACCATCATGAAAAACAAAGCACGACACACGCTCCACTCTTCTA ATGACAAGCCTGTTGTTGTGATCACTCATGGTGATGAACTTGCACCTGCTGACCGTGTTCTTGTCCGGATCCATTTGGGAGAACTACTTGGAATTTCGCCAGTAACACAAATATTTGACATCCCAG ACAACAACGACGTTCCCACCGATACGGCTATTGTCAAAATGTTACGTCATTCCCTTGAGCATGCTGATAGAAATCTTCCTTTGAAGAAG GACTCACCAGTGACAATGATTGTGACTATCGCACTCATCGTTGTGATAGTGGTTTTGCTCCTTCTCAAACTCACCAATAAAGGAGTCGCAGGACGCCAGTCACATATCCACAGAGACTGGGCCAAGATCCGTCACATTTGGTAG
- the LOC131234364 gene encoding uncharacterized protein LOC131234364 isoform X2 — protein sequence MKSYDDDDISHVRFVNVQEIKEEILRYKPGSFLEEAGGLQRSDYDIPKTTTLLLIGPRGSGKSSLVNKISRFLEHDEFASERAQVSYNLSGDGTHFLHEYMIPKGSTSFSVFDTRSLSEDSSENFKLLRNWMTKGVQHGRMVMRNSDSPTVKTIMKNKARHTLHSSSKKRMVNFVIFVVDGVSVLKAMTDEDSTQYTKTVSKAFNYPYLSFKDNNDVPTDTAIVKMLRHSLEHADRNLPLKKDSPVTMIVTIALIVVIVVLLLLKLTNKGVAGRQSHIHRDWAKIRHIW from the exons ATGAAGAGCTACGATGATGACGATATCTCGCATGTCAGATTCGTAAATGTCCAGGaaatcaaggaggagatcttaaG GTATAAGCCAGGATCTTTTCTTGAAGAGGCAGGTGGCTTGCAAAGGAGTGACTATGACATTCCAAAAACTACAACACTTCTATTGATTGGCCCAAGAGGTTCTGGAAAGAGTAGTCTTGTGAACAAAATCTCGAGGTTCTTGGAACATGATGAGTTTGCTTCTGAACGCGCTCAAGTATCGT ATAATCTATCGGGGGATGGCACCCACTTTCTTCATGAATATATGATCCCAAAAGGTTCGACTTCCTTCAGTGTGTTTGACACTCGCAGTTTATCAGAAGATTCCTCCGAGAACTTCAAATTACTCAGGAACTGGATGACAAAAGGTGTTCAGCATGGACGGATGGTTATGAG AAATTCAGATAGTCCAACTGTAAAGACCATCATGAAAAACAAAGCACGACACACGCTCCACTCTTCTAGTAAGAAGAGGATGGTCAATTTCGTTATATTCGTTGTCGATGGAGTTTCTGTTCTAAAAGCCATGACTGATGAAGATAGCACGCAGTACACCAAGACTGTTTCTAAAGCCTTCAATTACCCATATTTGTCGTTTAAAG ACAACAACGACGTTCCCACCGATACGGCTATTGTCAAAATGTTACGTCATTCCCTTGAGCATGCTGATAGAAATCTTCCTTTGAAGAAG GACTCACCAGTGACAATGATTGTGACTATCGCACTCATCGTTGTGATAGTGGTTTTGCTCCTTCTCAAACTCACCAATAAAGGAGTCGCAGGACGCCAGTCACATATCCACAGAGACTGGGCCAAGATCCGTCACATTTGGTAG
- the LOC131234364 gene encoding uncharacterized protein LOC131234364 isoform X1 has product MKSYDDDDISHVRFVNVQEIKEEILRYKPGSFLEEAGGLQRSDYDIPKTTTLLLIGPRGSGKSSLVNKISRFLEHDEFASERAQVSYNLSGDGTHFLHEYMIPKGSTSFSVFDTRSLSEDSSENFKLLRNWMTKGVQHGRMVMRNSDSPTVKTIMKNKARHTLHSSSKKRMVNFVIFVVDGVSVLKAMTDEDSTQYTKTVSKAFNYPYLSFKDDKPVVVITHGDELAPADRVLVRIHLGELLGISPVTQIFDIPDNNDVPTDTAIVKMLRHSLEHADRNLPLKKDSPVTMIVTIALIVVIVVLLLLKLTNKGVAGRQSHIHRDWAKIRHIW; this is encoded by the exons ATGAAGAGCTACGATGATGACGATATCTCGCATGTCAGATTCGTAAATGTCCAGGaaatcaaggaggagatcttaaG GTATAAGCCAGGATCTTTTCTTGAAGAGGCAGGTGGCTTGCAAAGGAGTGACTATGACATTCCAAAAACTACAACACTTCTATTGATTGGCCCAAGAGGTTCTGGAAAGAGTAGTCTTGTGAACAAAATCTCGAGGTTCTTGGAACATGATGAGTTTGCTTCTGAACGCGCTCAAGTATCGT ATAATCTATCGGGGGATGGCACCCACTTTCTTCATGAATATATGATCCCAAAAGGTTCGACTTCCTTCAGTGTGTTTGACACTCGCAGTTTATCAGAAGATTCCTCCGAGAACTTCAAATTACTCAGGAACTGGATGACAAAAGGTGTTCAGCATGGACGGATGGTTATGAG AAATTCAGATAGTCCAACTGTAAAGACCATCATGAAAAACAAAGCACGACACACGCTCCACTCTTCTAGTAAGAAGAGGATGGTCAATTTCGTTATATTCGTTGTCGATGGAGTTTCTGTTCTAAAAGCCATGACTGATGAAGATAGCACGCAGTACACCAAGACTGTTTCTAAAGCCTTCAATTACCCATATTTGTCGTTTAAAG ATGACAAGCCTGTTGTTGTGATCACTCATGGTGATGAACTTGCACCTGCTGACCGTGTTCTTGTCCGGATCCATTTGGGAGAACTACTTGGAATTTCGCCAGTAACACAAATATTTGACATCCCAG ACAACAACGACGTTCCCACCGATACGGCTATTGTCAAAATGTTACGTCATTCCCTTGAGCATGCTGATAGAAATCTTCCTTTGAAGAAG GACTCACCAGTGACAATGATTGTGACTATCGCACTCATCGTTGTGATAGTGGTTTTGCTCCTTCTCAAACTCACCAATAAAGGAGTCGCAGGACGCCAGTCACATATCCACAGAGACTGGGCCAAGATCCGTCACATTTGGTAG